Below is a genomic region from Miscanthus floridulus cultivar M001 chromosome 1, ASM1932011v1, whole genome shotgun sequence.
TGTAACTGAATATGTTAGTATTTCGTTTTATAAAAATACTAAGAGAATGTACTCATGAGTATCCTCTGATGAGTATCGTCCTGTCAATCTGGACCTGAGCACTTTTCTGAGCATTGAATCTACTAGTTATGCATGCCTGGGCTAATCCGGTTAGCTATAAAAGAAGTTGTGTCTAAAAAGGACTAGGTACTCTGCCCTCAACTTGGATCGGATCCATCTGTGAAAAAAGAGGCTGAAGCAACAATAGACTCTGAACGGCACGGCTTTTCTCATAGGCGAAATTAAGACGCTAAACCTGGCCAGGTCCTAAGCACTGCACCAGGTTGGGTTGGGCCGGCCGAGAGGGTCCATTCTCTGTTCCCCTGCTGATTTTGCCAGGCGTTTTCTTCTTGTCGTCTTCTCTCTCCCCCCGTCCACGAGCGTTCTCCAGCACAGCGAGCTGAGCTGGCTCCCGTGCTTGCTTGTGTGCTTCTATCGAAGAGACTCGAAGTGCACTGTGTGGTGCGTTCTCCTTCTCCAGACTCCAGCAGCGCGGTTCACAGAATTAaatgtcctgttcgtttggctgatagaCTATGGTTGAAAGTATTATTAGCTAATTTGTtacgaaagaaaaatactattcattgactgataagtcatgctCAAAGAAGCCGTGTTGATGCTCAACAAGCAACAAAATTTACCCCCACATGGCGATGTCACCTGGAGTTGATGCACGTCACCTCACTTTCAGCTTTCAGGAGTCCACGGGAGCATCACATAGTGGCCATAGCTCGTCCAAGTCAATATATAGTTCCGTTTTTCAcagtgtcgtcgtcgtcgtcgtaccTACGGCTTCTGCTCTTCTTCGAGCGGCGCAGATACTGCTGCGCGTACCAGATCACGATCACACTAAACACGCCAGCTAGAGCGCACATCACCGAACGGAATCACGTCACTCCAGTCTGTCCCGTTGTCGTGCTCGGACGCACGCCCAACAAGAAGAAACCGGCCACCAAAATCGCCTGGTCCGATTGGTGATACGTCGCTCGGGCACGTACTTACGCCAGAGAGTACCGTAGGCAGCAACGCCCCCAAGCAGTGTGTGTACCCAAACGAAATCAACCGTCACCGGCAGTCGCGCCGCCCCCGGCCGCTCGCCGCATGGCTCATCTCATCTCAGGTGAAAAGGGTAGGCGACGCGGGCGCGCGGACGGATGGGCGTTTCGGCCGTGCGGCACGGCCCGGTGCGCGCGCCGGACAGTTCCGGCACTGTGGAGCTGGCACCaaccaccgcgcgttgcccccgGATCGCCCTCCAAGACCCCAGGCGTGGCGCGACCCGGCGGGCGGCGGGCGTACGGCTGGGCTGGGCGGGACGCCGGAGTCAGACGAGGCCGAGCCCGACCGGAACGCGTGGCGTCTGGCGAGGCGcgcccgctcccgctcccgctccgcCGTTGCCCCCCGTCACGGGATTCGCCCGGACCACATGTAACAGTTGCGTACGCCCCCGCCACGGGGTTCCGTCCCGTCGTCCCCTTGGCCCTTGCCTCGCTGTCCCGCACGTCCTCGCTCCCCGCTCCGCCTCTTCCTTGCCGACGCCAGGCCCCACGCCACGTCTCCCCACCTGTCAGTGAGGCTGCCACGCCCGGTGTGGGGCCTACCGTCTTCCGCAGGCGGCTCTCCTCCGCCTCCTACTACTTTAGCAGTACCCCCGGCgctaacacaacacaacacaacaccgCTCGTGTACTGCCGCTACTCTAATTAGTCTACTTGACCACTgcagctcgctcgctcgctcgtgaGGGATTCGTTAGGGGTGGTGGACGGGTGGGAGCGTAGTAGAGAGCGTAGACAGACAGGCAGGGACGCCGCGGCGTGTGGCATTGTTCGAGGGCCGGCAGCTGTGCGGTGGGAGAAGgaatggacgaggaggagctggcgacggcgacggcggcggcgagctccgAGTGCAGCAGCGGCTGCCAGTCCGGCTGGACAACCTACCTCGACGACCACACTTCCTCCTACTCCTGCGGCACCGCTCGGTTCCATCACGGCAAGGCGCGGCAGCCGTACTACTGCGACTACTCGGAGGAGGAGGACCTGTCTATGATCTCCGACGCCTCCTCCGGCCCGCGCCAGCAGAGCTCCGCCGGCAACGACGTCGAAGGTGGGGCCGCCGCGGTGCACGCCAAtgcggagaggagagggaggcggGAGGAGACGACCGCCGCGGC
It encodes:
- the LOC136504805 gene encoding protein SOB FIVE-LIKE 5-like isoform X2, whose protein sequence is MDEEELATATAAASSECSSGCQSGWTTYLDDHTSSYSCGTARFHHGKARQPYYCDYSEEEDLSMISDASSGPRQQSSAGNDVEGGAAAVHANAERRGRREETTAAARRQSKRAATASLLEDTASSPALFGYSKAMNSGEDNGYGGADARMTEISNAADFSYAFSTTTGFKAPLNGAALSGYMQMQYSPAPVKPMPRRQVCRDASEKKRW